In the genome of Arctopsyche grandis isolate Sample6627 chromosome 13, ASM5162203v2, whole genome shotgun sequence, the window GTTTCGAACATGCTGAGGAGACCACCGTGGGTTACGAAGGCTTTGATTTTCTTGTGACCTGAAAATTAAGgtaattaaagttacaaaactTTGATCGAGCCGTATAGTACTTAGTACTTAGgtacattttatacacaaaagGAGTGGAAAGTTCTTAATTCAaagtttgattttatataagttGGAAAGGAAACTTTTAACATCCGACGTTTTATAAAACTTCATTAATCTAATGCAGATAAAaggaaaaatcaatatttgaaaGCAATTTGAGCGTAAAACTAGAACTCCATGTCTAAATACGCCTTCAAGGTAATCatacgatgtatgtacatatgtatgttacattttGTGGTcgattttttctagatcagtTGAAGATCGATTAaatcgtaaatataatattagtcacatgattttgatcaatttttatgttagtgacatatgtatgtatatagctatatattatatatacatatgtaggacttGGACATTGAAGGCCAACATTCATTATTCAGTTAAATGCACCCAGATCATTTTTGAATGTTATATTATTCGGTTTATCAAAGATACTGCAAGCGAAACATATGGCTAGATTGAGTAGTTAATTTCATCATCATATACAGCCATTCaatatccactgctggatgaaggcctctcccacacgcttccactcgtctctgtttagcgcaactctcattcatctcaccccacacattttcctatttTCATGTaaccatcttccctgtggtcttccttttacccttttgcattctctcgggtatcattcaagcacttattttgtccacctttcatccattcttctagccacgtggtccgcccattgccatttcagtctctttactctatccactatatccactacctttgtcatacttctcatccacgtgttccgctttctgtctttcctcgttattccaagcatacagcattccatacttatttgagtgcattggatttaaCGTAGCATCCTCTTAAATTAGTGgaacgaaattaaatttaaatggtcGAAGAATGGACGAGGAGTGTTCAAATGGTACCCAATAGAGTGTAAAAGGTTGCAAAGAAGGCTACGATTTGGCTTCTTATTGGTTTAAAGACCGCTAAGACATATTGAACTATCAGGTTATGAGATCTAGTGTGAAAtgatattattcaaataaaattacctAGCAGATCCTGCTGAGGAAGCCATTTGCTGAGCATTACATTAGGAGGCAAATCGTTCATTTCTCTGGAGTCTTCCTCCCATTTCCAAAGCACTTGGTATGGCAAATTCGCGAAAGTCCTCACAAGCAGTTTCCTCAACCTTTCTGGCATGTTGGAAGTTTTCACGGAAGATCCCATCGACACGAAGATGAAACCAGTATCTCCACCCTGGTTGATGAAATCTTCCAATTCCTACAATTCGAAATGAAATCTATGCCTTAAAAAATCAACTTTTCTTGCAACAGTTTAAATggatatttatctatttattaccTTTTTAAGTGGTTTAGGCGGCTTGCAGTGGATGCAGGCGATTTCTGCAACGTTGGGCAAATAAGGTCTAGGATATGTCACCGTGTGATGTCCGTTTTGCAATATGAAGCTGACATTTTTGGTCATTTCGTATGGATGTGGCATGTCAGGTCCCATATGCTTGAACAAGACTTCCCTCAACTGAACATGAATGGTGTAGTAATGCAATGCTTCCAGCAGAGTATAGCAGATGGTGTTAAACGTGCGTTCTATTATGTTCATATTGTCAGTCAAGGGTTTTCCAAGGAAAGGAGTCACGGAATGGGGAGTGGGAGAACCAGCTCTTGACAAACTGAATGGATAAAATGCCACGGTGTTTATGAGCATGTAAGGAATCTTAAAATGGTACACGAGTCCATATGCACACTCTGGAAAAGCTCCGTCGATGATCATTAGGTCGTAGCGTCTTTTAGAGTCCATAAAATCTTTGGTTTCGTGGTCATCCAAGAATGCTTCACATGCCtgtaatcaattttttaattcaatcaagTATtcaaaactagtgttgtacccgatgatatatcatcgcatgggtgttggtatattaagtttttaaataaaaaaaaataaaaagtaatgtgtcggtcctgtgttcgatccgcatcgCGGTAGAATTTTTTGGTAAATAactttacaatataattaatttaatatttatatttaattgtttaatattaaaaaaagtattttaaagcattgagatatcacaatcaatagagaAAACATcttactattgattccaatactcactttgagcacagcaatactaaattttgagttaaagaccgcaatacatacatagatgataaTTTGGGTatcgaaatatatgtaaaaaaaattttttgtatcaTATGAATTCGTAATTAgtctttataataaatttactatAGTTTTTGATCTAGATTGAAACATTAACCTCGGTTGGATATCTGACTATGTCGTATACTGAAACAGGTTCTTCTCCTTTCATCCTAGCACCGACCAGATCCCAGTTGGTGAAATTTCTCACATAGAACACCAATCCAGCCGGAGTTATCTCTTCCAATCCTTGCATGTGAAAGTCAGCTGGAAATGCGCTCATGAAAGTGACGCTGTGATTCCTAAAACATGACAAATATGCAATGAGTTGGGTGTTTAGAAAGTTAAATTTTGCAaggaacttttttttgtaaaagttcAGTGGGCGATACATTTTAATGTCGACCTTCGTTCTATTCATGAGAGTGCAACTAAATACCAATTAAGTCTAAACGGGTTTGATATCCAACACTGTTTTGAGTCATTTATCATTCGTGAACGGTTCGAATCTCTGTGAAACAAGTTAATAATAtcacatacacatgtactttTGGTTTAGCAGTTGTGTGATATTGCATAAAATGTTTTGATTTGCTTTTGGCAATAAAACGGCATTCTTGTTTTGCAACAATTGTTCGTTTTTGTTCCGTGTTATTTTTTCTTAGTCAAATTCAATTGGGCTATTATATTAGAGCGCTTGAAAAATTGATAGCTATTAggttttttttccaaataaataatatccacTTATTGACGTTAATGGTGCAATATACTGGATTTTGAAAGGTAGTTTGTAGTGCATGTGTCAAAATAGCAAGTAAAATATAaacctatatttataatattgttttgtgaaattacataaaaaattcaactttagcagtgacatctatcggtgcaattttatactatttatatttttagtgcaATTGTTTACAAATATGCATTTGATTTAAAGTTTGTTTATATTTCGAtcgtttataattattatttaaaattgccaTTGCTTTGGATTTTAAAGAAAAGTGCATACAATGAAAAAGTCAtgcgaaaataatataaatcaatttcaaatttaaatatttcaaagtagcatctttttactttattattaatgtatgcatttttatagtaataggtttttgagctctttttcctattatgctttagattaacattagaataatataatactgtgattactaaccaaattaaattaaattgtaaaatagaaaatgatcagtagatcaatagctattaaaatagatataagatgtattgtgaacataatttcgtaataataaaaagcatttaaaaataaaaataaaatgtttatagtgTTGTCTTGATCTTAAAGTATTTTTGGCAATAGTTACGTGTTATTTTATTATCGAGCGACGCCGggtttatacacatgtatacagtggcggactggccatacaagcgaacatgcccgatggcatgtgggccccactatctgttagaaaatatgggccctcagtaaaattaaataactttttaactatttcacgtgtgtaaaaatttataggatattgcactttggggcCTAAAATTTTGgctatttcaacaaaaaaaaattcttacgatatacacaaacaactaatacctgctttaacagcccaaggatcgattaactttttttattaggctcgaaatgtaagtttcaacatttgcgtgggcccttttgctgggccgatttctaacctcaatattttgtatataccaatatctatgtaacaactacctactgaaataaaaatgggaatattaaactgaattgcttaaaacaatattgataggacgattcatcaaccagcgatttaaatttacttcatactttcaaaataacatttgattatacttcgacgatatagtaagatttaaatacacaattttaaacagtttccaaatataaaatctattcgtaatctagacacatccatgtatatagaaatataggataggggccccctccccaaaatcccgattttcgcatgatcacaaaactttatctattgttattacgtacatatgtatgtatgtatgtatatacatagataaagtgtcggtagaaattaagttaattgatagttttttagtgactcagtttgatggtcgatttttgttgaccatgtgaagatttttagaaaaaaaatttcgcctgcggcgcttttttcgtttttttcataatatttttttaaaattcttttatcaaaaataagcttatttttttcatattttataactcaataaggtgtatgcaaagaatattttccatttttattccgatataaaaaagattttttgaaaaaaaaacaatttgaccaatctttgcctgcgcccctcaagaaaaagctgaaatgatgtccctgattgttttctaccgaaagtaaaagccgcttttatgtcgcattcttttatgatgcattctatttacctaggacaagggttaaaaagaaatatacaatgtaatttatggatctattttgcttttgccatttttcttgtacttaaatttgtttattccaatttttgaaaaaaaattttttttacccttgatttttagcgtgatggaaagaagaaaattttgttatatgggggggggggggggacaaatttttttaaccctgggtgggccccctttgactcctggcatgcactaatttcagtcccagtccgccactgcatgtatataaaaaaatacattatacattCTAGTTTTAATCAAATTCACATTCTTCATTTAATCAAAATGCGAATTATTCAGTCAATAGGTT includes:
- the Ugt50B3 gene encoding UDP-glycosyltransferase family 50 member B3 encodes the protein MWWSTWMLIVAMASLSASSDILMITMGGTKSHKIPFWELARGLIARNHSVTFMSAFPADFHMQGLEEITPAGLVFYVRNFTNWDLVGARMKGEEPVSVYDIVRYPTEACEAFLDDHETKDFMDSKRRYDLMIIDGAFPECAYGLVYHFKIPYMLINTVAFYPFSLSRAGSPTPHSVTPFLGKPLTDNMNIIERTFNTICYTLLEALHYYTIHVQLREVLFKHMGPDMPHPYEMTKNVSFILQNGHHTVTYPRPYLPNVAEIACIHCKPPKPLKKELEDFINQGGDTGFIFVSMGSSVKTSNMPERLRKLLVRTFANLPYQVLWKWEEDSREMNDLPPNVMLSKWLPQQDLLGHKKIKAFVTHGGLLSMFETVYHGVPVVTMPVFCDHDSNAAKAEVDGYAFKLDLLDLTSKRLLNAINRVIRDPKYKESVKHRQMLLKDQKDMPLDTAVYWVEYVMRHHGAEHLLSPARHLNFMQYYSVDSYVIIFISLILFISLQIWLAKSALRYFVEYVTMPRKVKGD